A window of Argopecten irradians isolate NY chromosome 1, Ai_NY, whole genome shotgun sequence contains these coding sequences:
- the LOC138319335 gene encoding caspase-7-like isoform X2: MEEIHRKALQKTRTKLVRDLDPSCELQDQLVSEHIFTPIMLEYIQAERTRSDRVRRLLDDLVRRGPRAYSVFLKCLRESGHEDLANSVEDKEYELRGIPPPVRLERHSEGASVISTPTTIYTREQGPAVNPVNNGIQPSQPSGVQPQEYQTMPHQPSDDNNPYSSMFAPSGASMSQQLANQGSDMSHVTPGQRSENVMEVVDGEPVMSAYQMAPENRRYKMESTPRGLCFIINNKNYVNMPICEGTDVNRDQLSDLFTSLSFGVETKNDLTGAEMKSILSELTRYEGLTIVDSLVVCLLCHGDSDNVYGIDGEAVNLLSDVFKIFGPQTCQPMIGKPKLFVLNSCRGRERDFGSHFSTVELQPTVAQADVTLHPPSNVPDVRPTTQLTLPETNPSFKDLYIAYSTFQGHVSYLDSEDGSWFIQKLVEVFKEEASLYEIDIMMREVNRRVASDYDPSSLEVQMPSPSNTLTRQWFFNPPQQGQ, translated from the exons ATGGAAGAAATTCACAGGAAAGCTTTACAGAAGACGCGGACTAAACTCGTTCGTGACCTTGACCCCAGTTGCGAACTACAGGACCAGTTGGTGTCTGAACACATATTCACTCCGATAATGCTAGaatatatacag GCTGAAAGGACACGATCAGATAGGGTGAGAAGACTATTAGATGATTTGGTGAGGAGAGGACCAAGGGCTTACTCAGTATTTCTGAAATGTTTACGGGAGTCGGGACATGAGGATTTGGCCAATAGTGTGGAGGACAAAGAGTATGAACTACGAGGGATACCTCCCCCTGTCAGGTTAGAGCGTCATAGCGAAGGTGCTTCTGTTATATCGACACCTACGACGATCTACACCCGTGAGCAAGGGCCAGCGGTAAACCCTGTAAACAACGGGATCCAACCTTCACAACCTTCTGGTGTACAGCCACAGGAATATCAGACCATGCCACATCAGCCGTCAGATGACAACAACCCATATAGTAGTATGTTCGCACCTTCTGGTGCCAGCATGTCTCAACAGTTAGCCAATCAGGGGTCAGATATGAGTCATGTGACCCCAGGTCAGAGGAGTGAAAATGTGATGGAAGTTGTCGATGGAG AACCTGTCATGAGTGCATATCAGATGGCTCCAGAAAATAGG CGATACAAAATGGAATCcactcccaggggcctgtgtTTCATTATCAACAACAAAAACTATGTGAACATGCCTATTTGTGAAGGGACTGATGTGAATCGGGACCAACTCAGTGATCTGTTTACTTCTCTCAGTTTTGGAGTAGAGACCAAGAATGATTTAACAGGAGCA GAAATGAAGAGCATATTATCAGAATTAACCCGATATGAAGGTTTGACGATAGTGGACTCCCTTGTCGTGTGCCTCCTGTGCCATGGCGATAGCGACAATGTGTATGGAATAGACGGCGAGGCAGTTAATCTTCTCAGTGACGTCTTCAAGATATTTGGCCCTCAAACATGCCAACCTATGATTGGAAAAccaaaattatttgttttgaattccTGTAGAGGGC GTGAGCGAGATTTTGGCAGTCACTTCAGTACTGTTGAGTTGCAGCCTACAGTAGCACAGGCAGACGTCACACTTCACCCCCCTTCCAATGTACCAGACGTCCGTCCCACCACCCAGTTAACACTACCAGAGACTAACCCTTCCTTCAAGGATCTCTACATAGCCTACTCCACATTCCAAG GACATGTTTCCTACCTTGATAGTGAGGACGGCAGTTGGTTTATACAAAAACTTGTAGAAGTCTTCAAGGAAGAAGCCTCACTTTATGAAATAGATATAATGATGAGAGAG
- the LOC138319335 gene encoding caspase-9-like isoform X3, which translates to MEEIHRKALQKTRTKLVRDLDPSCELQDQLVSEHIFTPIMLEYIQAERTRSDRVRRLLDDLVRRGPRAYSVFLKCLRESGHEDLANSVEDKEYELRGIPPPVRLERHSEGASVISTPTTIYTREQGPAVNPVNNGIQPSQPSGVQPQEYQTMPHQPSDDNNPYSSMFAPSGASMSQQLANQGSDMSHVTPGQRSENVMEVVDGGEPQTTAEPVMSAYQMAPENRRYKMESTPRGLCFIINNKNYVNMPICEGTDVNRDQLSDLFTSLSFGVETKNDLTGAEMKSILSELTRYEGLTIVDSLVVCLLCHGDSDNVYGIDGEAVNLLSDVFKIFGPQTCQPMIGKPKLFVLNSCRGRERDFGSHFSTVELQPTVAQADVTLHPPSNVPDVRPTTQLTLPETNPSFKDLYIAYSTFQGHVSYLDSEDGSWFIQKLVEVFKEEASLYEIDIMMREHLPFRVSLLP; encoded by the exons ATGGAAGAAATTCACAGGAAAGCTTTACAGAAGACGCGGACTAAACTCGTTCGTGACCTTGACCCCAGTTGCGAACTACAGGACCAGTTGGTGTCTGAACACATATTCACTCCGATAATGCTAGaatatatacag GCTGAAAGGACACGATCAGATAGGGTGAGAAGACTATTAGATGATTTGGTGAGGAGAGGACCAAGGGCTTACTCAGTATTTCTGAAATGTTTACGGGAGTCGGGACATGAGGATTTGGCCAATAGTGTGGAGGACAAAGAGTATGAACTACGAGGGATACCTCCCCCTGTCAGGTTAGAGCGTCATAGCGAAGGTGCTTCTGTTATATCGACACCTACGACGATCTACACCCGTGAGCAAGGGCCAGCGGTAAACCCTGTAAACAACGGGATCCAACCTTCACAACCTTCTGGTGTACAGCCACAGGAATATCAGACCATGCCACATCAGCCGTCAGATGACAACAACCCATATAGTAGTATGTTCGCACCTTCTGGTGCCAGCATGTCTCAACAGTTAGCCAATCAGGGGTCAGATATGAGTCATGTGACCCCAGGTCAGAGGAGTGAAAATGTGATGGAAGTTGTCGATGGAGGTGAGCCCCAGACAACAGCTG AACCTGTCATGAGTGCATATCAGATGGCTCCAGAAAATAGG CGATACAAAATGGAATCcactcccaggggcctgtgtTTCATTATCAACAACAAAAACTATGTGAACATGCCTATTTGTGAAGGGACTGATGTGAATCGGGACCAACTCAGTGATCTGTTTACTTCTCTCAGTTTTGGAGTAGAGACCAAGAATGATTTAACAGGAGCA GAAATGAAGAGCATATTATCAGAATTAACCCGATATGAAGGTTTGACGATAGTGGACTCCCTTGTCGTGTGCCTCCTGTGCCATGGCGATAGCGACAATGTGTATGGAATAGACGGCGAGGCAGTTAATCTTCTCAGTGACGTCTTCAAGATATTTGGCCCTCAAACATGCCAACCTATGATTGGAAAAccaaaattatttgttttgaattccTGTAGAGGGC GTGAGCGAGATTTTGGCAGTCACTTCAGTACTGTTGAGTTGCAGCCTACAGTAGCACAGGCAGACGTCACACTTCACCCCCCTTCCAATGTACCAGACGTCCGTCCCACCACCCAGTTAACACTACCAGAGACTAACCCTTCCTTCAAGGATCTCTACATAGCCTACTCCACATTCCAAG GACATGTTTCCTACCTTGATAGTGAGGACGGCAGTTGGTTTATACAAAAACTTGTAGAAGTCTTCAAGGAAGAAGCCTCACTTTATGAAATAGATATAATGATGAGAGAG
- the LOC138319335 gene encoding caspase-6-like isoform X1 → MEEIHRKALQKTRTKLVRDLDPSCELQDQLVSEHIFTPIMLEYIQAERTRSDRVRRLLDDLVRRGPRAYSVFLKCLRESGHEDLANSVEDKEYELRGIPPPVRLERHSEGASVISTPTTIYTREQGPAVNPVNNGIQPSQPSGVQPQEYQTMPHQPSDDNNPYSSMFAPSGASMSQQLANQGSDMSHVTPGQRSENVMEVVDGGEPQTTAEPVMSAYQMAPENRRYKMESTPRGLCFIINNKNYVNMPICEGTDVNRDQLSDLFTSLSFGVETKNDLTGAEMKSILSELTRYEGLTIVDSLVVCLLCHGDSDNVYGIDGEAVNLLSDVFKIFGPQTCQPMIGKPKLFVLNSCRGRERDFGSHFSTVELQPTVAQADVTLHPPSNVPDVRPTTQLTLPETNPSFKDLYIAYSTFQGHVSYLDSEDGSWFIQKLVEVFKEEASLYEIDIMMREVNRRVASDYDPSSLEVQMPSPSNTLTRQWFFNPPQQGQ, encoded by the exons ATGGAAGAAATTCACAGGAAAGCTTTACAGAAGACGCGGACTAAACTCGTTCGTGACCTTGACCCCAGTTGCGAACTACAGGACCAGTTGGTGTCTGAACACATATTCACTCCGATAATGCTAGaatatatacag GCTGAAAGGACACGATCAGATAGGGTGAGAAGACTATTAGATGATTTGGTGAGGAGAGGACCAAGGGCTTACTCAGTATTTCTGAAATGTTTACGGGAGTCGGGACATGAGGATTTGGCCAATAGTGTGGAGGACAAAGAGTATGAACTACGAGGGATACCTCCCCCTGTCAGGTTAGAGCGTCATAGCGAAGGTGCTTCTGTTATATCGACACCTACGACGATCTACACCCGTGAGCAAGGGCCAGCGGTAAACCCTGTAAACAACGGGATCCAACCTTCACAACCTTCTGGTGTACAGCCACAGGAATATCAGACCATGCCACATCAGCCGTCAGATGACAACAACCCATATAGTAGTATGTTCGCACCTTCTGGTGCCAGCATGTCTCAACAGTTAGCCAATCAGGGGTCAGATATGAGTCATGTGACCCCAGGTCAGAGGAGTGAAAATGTGATGGAAGTTGTCGATGGAGGTGAGCCCCAGACAACAGCTG AACCTGTCATGAGTGCATATCAGATGGCTCCAGAAAATAGG CGATACAAAATGGAATCcactcccaggggcctgtgtTTCATTATCAACAACAAAAACTATGTGAACATGCCTATTTGTGAAGGGACTGATGTGAATCGGGACCAACTCAGTGATCTGTTTACTTCTCTCAGTTTTGGAGTAGAGACCAAGAATGATTTAACAGGAGCA GAAATGAAGAGCATATTATCAGAATTAACCCGATATGAAGGTTTGACGATAGTGGACTCCCTTGTCGTGTGCCTCCTGTGCCATGGCGATAGCGACAATGTGTATGGAATAGACGGCGAGGCAGTTAATCTTCTCAGTGACGTCTTCAAGATATTTGGCCCTCAAACATGCCAACCTATGATTGGAAAAccaaaattatttgttttgaattccTGTAGAGGGC GTGAGCGAGATTTTGGCAGTCACTTCAGTACTGTTGAGTTGCAGCCTACAGTAGCACAGGCAGACGTCACACTTCACCCCCCTTCCAATGTACCAGACGTCCGTCCCACCACCCAGTTAACACTACCAGAGACTAACCCTTCCTTCAAGGATCTCTACATAGCCTACTCCACATTCCAAG GACATGTTTCCTACCTTGATAGTGAGGACGGCAGTTGGTTTATACAAAAACTTGTAGAAGTCTTCAAGGAAGAAGCCTCACTTTATGAAATAGATATAATGATGAGAGAG